Proteins from a single region of Haloplanus sp. GDY1:
- a CDS encoding xanthine dehydrogenase family protein molybdopterin-binding subunit: MAFETVDADDVDPAELLGSAVQRREDPHLLTGDAEYTDDLGYPDETHLALLGSQYGNATVESVDTSEAAAMDGVLAVLTWSDIDASDAPGYVRTDDPEGGSTESDAETGATSPDQPLLADGRVVYQGQPVAAVVAEDRYRAHDALDGIDVTYDRHDAVVDPREATAEDAPTVHDDAPGNVAFTWETGDEAAADAALDAADNVVELDLEINRVIPTAMEPRAAVARYRPSDDALDVALSTQKPHGMQGDLSSTLGVPDHRIRVRAPDVGGGFGAKLFPYTGYLLAGWCAMHVERPVKWVAPRTEDFLSMIHARNHLVHAEAGVDDDGRLRGFRAETTAPVGGFLVPAGSGVPTNLGLMANGQYDVPGAYVHTTGVFTNTAPLSAYRGAGRPEATYFIERLVHEAARRLDLDPVAIRRRNFIPVDAFPFETGLGRTYDSGDYDATLTRALETVGYEDVRERQAAAREEGRYLGIGLSCYVEACGNAPGMYENGAVHVKPSGRVIVKTGTAEIGTGHHTGYAQIVAHELGVPAADVAVREGDTADIDEGNGTGGSRAMAVGGSAIKRSAEKVVEKARRIASHRLEVADADLRFEDGDFFVAGAPERSMSFREVASVAYEGVDALPEGMEPGLDETTFFDPSNYTFPFGTHVAVVEVEPSTGEIDIERYVAVDDVGEQINPKIVEGQIHGGVAQGVGQALQEEAVYDDNGNLLTGSLQDYAMPKAADVPEIEWDSTVTPCPHNPLGVKGVGEAGAIAAPPAVVNAVHDALDPLDVGTIDMPLTAERVWSAVGK; the protein is encoded by the coding sequence ATGGCCTTCGAAACGGTCGACGCCGACGACGTGGACCCGGCCGAGCTGCTCGGCTCCGCGGTGCAGCGTCGGGAGGACCCACACCTCCTCACCGGCGACGCGGAGTACACCGACGACCTCGGGTATCCCGACGAGACACACCTCGCCTTGCTCGGGAGCCAGTACGGAAACGCCACCGTCGAGTCCGTCGACACGAGCGAGGCGGCGGCGATGGACGGCGTCCTCGCCGTCCTCACGTGGTCGGACATCGACGCCTCGGACGCGCCGGGGTACGTCCGAACCGACGACCCCGAAGGTGGCTCGACCGAGTCGGACGCCGAGACGGGCGCGACGTCGCCGGACCAGCCCCTGCTGGCCGACGGCCGGGTCGTGTATCAGGGGCAGCCGGTCGCCGCCGTCGTCGCCGAGGACCGCTACCGCGCCCACGACGCGCTCGACGGCATCGACGTGACCTACGACCGCCACGACGCGGTGGTCGATCCCCGAGAGGCGACGGCCGAGGACGCGCCGACGGTCCACGACGACGCGCCGGGGAACGTCGCGTTCACGTGGGAGACGGGCGACGAGGCGGCCGCCGACGCGGCGCTCGACGCCGCGGACAACGTGGTCGAACTGGACCTCGAAATCAACCGAGTGATCCCGACCGCGATGGAACCGCGAGCCGCGGTGGCGCGGTACCGACCGTCCGACGACGCCCTCGACGTCGCGCTCTCGACGCAGAAACCCCACGGGATGCAGGGCGACCTCTCGTCCACCCTCGGCGTCCCCGACCACCGCATCCGGGTTCGCGCCCCGGACGTGGGCGGCGGCTTCGGCGCCAAACTCTTCCCGTACACCGGCTACCTGCTCGCCGGGTGGTGTGCCATGCACGTCGAGCGGCCGGTGAAGTGGGTCGCGCCCCGCACCGAGGACTTCCTGTCGATGATCCACGCCCGTAACCACCTCGTCCACGCCGAGGCGGGGGTCGATGACGACGGCCGACTGCGGGGGTTCCGCGCCGAGACGACGGCTCCGGTCGGCGGCTTCCTCGTCCCCGCCGGCTCCGGCGTCCCGACCAACCTCGGGCTGATGGCCAACGGGCAGTACGACGTGCCTGGCGCCTACGTCCACACGACGGGCGTGTTCACCAACACGGCGCCGCTCTCGGCCTACCGCGGCGCCGGCCGCCCGGAGGCAACCTACTTCATCGAGCGACTCGTCCACGAGGCGGCGCGGAGACTCGACTTGGACCCCGTGGCCATCCGCCGTCGGAACTTCATCCCCGTCGACGCCTTCCCCTTCGAGACCGGCCTGGGGCGCACCTACGACTCCGGGGACTACGACGCGACGCTCACGCGCGCCCTGGAGACCGTCGGCTACGAGGACGTCCGGGAGCGACAGGCCGCGGCCCGCGAGGAGGGTCGGTATCTCGGCATCGGCCTGTCGTGTTACGTCGAGGCCTGTGGTAACGCCCCCGGGATGTACGAGAACGGTGCGGTCCACGTCAAACCCTCCGGCCGGGTGATCGTCAAAACCGGGACCGCCGAAATCGGGACGGGCCACCACACCGGCTACGCTCAGATCGTCGCGCACGAACTGGGCGTCCCGGCCGCCGACGTGGCGGTGCGCGAAGGCGACACGGCAGACATCGACGAGGGCAACGGCACCGGTGGGAGTCGCGCGATGGCCGTCGGGGGAAGCGCGATCAAGCGAAGCGCCGAGAAGGTGGTCGAGAAGGCCCGCCGGATAGCGAGCCACCGCCTCGAAGTCGCCGACGCGGACCTCAGGTTCGAGGACGGCGACTTCTTCGTCGCCGGCGCACCGGAGCGGTCGATGAGCTTTCGGGAGGTCGCGAGCGTCGCCTACGAGGGCGTCGACGCCCTCCCCGAGGGGATGGAACCGGGACTCGACGAGACGACGTTTTTCGACCCCTCGAACTACACCTTCCCGTTCGGCACCCACGTCGCCGTCGTGGAAGTGGAGCCATCGACCGGCGAAATCGACATCGAGCGGTACGTCGCCGTCGACGACGTTGGCGAGCAGATCAACCCCAAGATCGTCGAGGGACAGATCCACGGCGGCGTCGCCCAGGGCGTCGGCCAGGCGCTTCAGGAGGAGGCCGTCTACGACGACAACGGCAACCTGTTGACCGGGTCCCTGCAGGATTACGCGATGCCGAAGGCGGCTGACGTGCCGGAGATCGAGTGGGACTCGACGGTGACGCCGTGTCCGCACAACCCGCTGGGGGTGAAAGGCGTCGGCGAGGCGGGCGCCATCGCCGCCCCGCCGGCCGTCGTCAACGCCGTCCACGACGCCCTCGACCCACTCGACGTCGGCACCATCGACATGCCGCTGACCGCCGAGCGCGTCTGGTCGGCTGTCGGGAAGTGA
- a CDS encoding TrkH family potassium uptake protein has protein sequence MPRRRTVAGVPADLATIARDVGSLLAMQGGLMALSVTVAVLAREPYAAAAFLLAAALTAAVGLGTRRRFAEAPEPRMKHGMVVAAAGWFATATFGALPFLLTAHLTPPAVAAGFVPAGADYAASSLGVFRNPLHALFESMSGWTGSGLTMAPHEPSLPRAIQWWRSLIQYVGGVGVIVLTVSILSRPGSGSYALYRSETREERIHPSVVSTVRTVWKIFLLYTLLSVVVLFLAIRASEYGSTLPLRQAGWQALNHAMTALSTGGFSVTDNSVATYGSPLIETVLLPVMTLGAIAFPVHYGVLANRNPRRLLTDLQTRWLFVLLLVGALALSAQNLLTLPAGAFSGSASDAGLPFLGLSAAGTDAVRDSTFQFVSALTCTGFQSAPIREWAAGGKLLLAGAMTLGGAAGSTVGGLKIVRGYTIVRGIEWQFSRVFLPANAVVNARIDGRLLDRETMEREFSEAAIVSLLWLILLAASSLLLVNLAGPEFTYADALFEVASAQGNVGLSTGITGPTMSPLAKGAFVLNMWIGRLEIIPVLVFVRSALYGLDP, from the coding sequence ATGCCCCGCCGTCGAACGGTCGCCGGCGTCCCGGCCGACCTCGCGACCATCGCCCGGGACGTGGGGTCGCTGCTCGCCATGCAGGGCGGCCTCATGGCGCTCTCGGTGACCGTGGCGGTCCTCGCCCGCGAACCGTACGCGGCGGCCGCGTTCCTGCTCGCGGCCGCGCTGACCGCCGCCGTCGGCCTCGGGACCCGACGGCGGTTCGCCGAGGCCCCGGAGCCCCGAATGAAACACGGGATGGTCGTGGCGGCGGCGGGGTGGTTCGCGACGGCGACCTTCGGCGCTCTCCCGTTCCTCCTCACCGCCCACCTGACTCCGCCGGCCGTCGCCGCGGGGTTCGTCCCCGCGGGCGCCGACTACGCCGCCTCCAGCCTCGGAGTGTTCCGCAACCCTCTCCACGCCCTCTTCGAGAGCATGAGCGGGTGGACCGGTAGCGGACTGACGATGGCCCCCCACGAGCCCTCGTTGCCGCGGGCGATCCAGTGGTGGCGGTCGCTCATCCAGTACGTCGGCGGCGTGGGCGTCATCGTCCTGACCGTCTCCATCCTCTCGCGGCCAGGGAGCGGAAGCTACGCCCTCTATCGCAGCGAAACCCGGGAGGAGCGCATCCACCCGAGCGTCGTCTCGACGGTGCGAACGGTCTGGAAGATCTTCCTCCTCTACACCCTGCTCTCGGTCGTCGTGCTCTTTCTCGCCATCCGCGCCAGCGAGTACGGCTCGACTCTCCCGCTCCGACAGGCCGGCTGGCAGGCCCTCAATCACGCCATGACGGCGCTTTCGACGGGCGGGTTCAGCGTCACCGACAACTCGGTCGCCACCTACGGCTCGCCGCTCATCGAGACGGTGTTGCTGCCGGTGATGACCCTCGGTGCCATCGCCTTCCCGGTTCACTACGGCGTCCTCGCGAACCGCAACCCGAGGCGGCTCCTGACCGACCTCCAGACCCGGTGGCTGTTCGTCCTCCTGCTGGTCGGTGCGCTCGCACTGTCGGCACAGAACCTCCTCACCCTGCCCGCCGGGGCGTTCTCGGGCAGCGCGAGCGACGCCGGCCTCCCGTTCCTCGGCCTCTCGGCGGCCGGCACCGACGCCGTCCGGGACTCGACGTTCCAGTTCGTCAGCGCCCTCACGTGTACGGGGTTCCAGTCCGCGCCGATCCGGGAGTGGGCGGCGGGCGGGAAACTCCTGTTGGCCGGCGCGATGACCCTCGGGGGCGCCGCCGGGTCGACCGTCGGAGGCCTGAAAATCGTCCGGGGGTACACCATCGTCCGCGGCATCGAGTGGCAGTTCTCGCGCGTCTTCCTGCCCGCCAACGCCGTCGTCAACGCCCGCATCGACGGCCGCCTGTTGGATCGCGAGACCATGGAACGCGAGTTCAGCGAGGCGGCCATCGTCTCCCTGCTCTGGCTCATCCTCCTGGCCGCGAGCAGCCTCCTCCTCGTGAACCTCGCCGGACCGGAGTTCACCTACGCCGACGCCCTCTTCGAGGTGGCGAGCGCGCAGGGGAACGTCGGCCTCTCGACGGGCATCACCGGCCCCACGATGTCGCCACTCGCGAAAGGCGCCTTCGTCCTCAACATGTGGATCGGCCGACTGGAGATCATCCCCGTCCTCGTGTTCGTCCGGTCGGCGCTCTACGGCCTCGACCCGTAG
- a CDS encoding CobW family GTP-binding protein, which translates to MADTTEIPTTVVSGPLGAGKTTLVNRLLHDPGDRRIAVVVNDMGEVNVDAELLESEADDGVIDLSNGCICCRLGDDLVTEVTRLAEERSFDHLVIEASGISEPIPIARTLTTGTDEAGPPAGIRLDTTVSVIDAYGFWKAFDPAESLPDAAPSPERPLTEVLVDQIEFCDVLLLNKCDMVPDDELDAVEASIRELQPRAAIHRTTYSEVDPGTVLGTGLFDFEDARRQQGWKRALAAAEEDRHDHADRPAAAAHGVESFVYRRERPFDAERFDAWLDDWEGDVVRLKGFAWVASRPETVLGVSQAGPAVQAGPIGEWGDDDPTTRLVIIGRHLDADAVTAALDDCLAEDAETAGSPGADPFPREA; encoded by the coding sequence ATGGCAGACACGACGGAGATTCCGACGACGGTGGTCAGCGGCCCGCTCGGGGCCGGGAAGACGACGCTGGTCAACCGCCTCCTGCACGATCCGGGGGACAGACGCATCGCCGTCGTCGTCAACGACATGGGCGAGGTGAACGTCGACGCCGAACTGCTGGAGAGCGAGGCCGACGACGGGGTGATCGATCTCTCGAACGGGTGTATCTGCTGTCGCCTCGGCGACGACCTCGTGACCGAGGTGACTCGGCTGGCCGAGGAACGGTCGTTCGATCACCTCGTGATCGAGGCCTCGGGCATCAGCGAACCCATCCCCATCGCCCGGACGCTGACGACGGGGACCGACGAGGCCGGACCACCGGCGGGGATCCGCCTCGACACCACCGTCTCGGTGATCGACGCCTACGGGTTCTGGAAGGCGTTCGATCCCGCCGAGTCGCTCCCCGACGCGGCGCCGTCCCCCGAGCGCCCGCTGACGGAGGTGCTCGTCGACCAGATCGAGTTCTGTGACGTGCTCCTGTTGAACAAATGCGACATGGTTCCGGACGACGAACTCGACGCGGTCGAGGCGTCGATCCGCGAACTCCAGCCCCGGGCGGCGATCCACCGAACGACCTACTCCGAGGTCGATCCGGGCACCGTCCTCGGGACGGGCCTGTTCGACTTCGAGGACGCCCGGCGCCAGCAGGGCTGGAAGCGGGCGCTCGCCGCGGCCGAGGAGGACCGGCACGACCACGCGGATCGGCCCGCGGCCGCCGCCCACGGGGTCGAGTCGTTCGTCTACCGCCGGGAGCGACCGTTCGACGCCGAACGATTCGACGCCTGGCTCGACGACTGGGAGGGCGACGTGGTCCGCCTGAAGGGGTTCGCGTGGGTCGCCAGCCGTCCCGAAACCGTGCTCGGTGTGAGTCAGGCCGGACCGGCCGTCCAGGCCGGCCCTATCGGCGAGTGGGGCGATGACGACCCGACGACGCGGCTCGTCATCATCGGCCGTCACCTCGATGCCGACGCCGTCACGGCCGCCTTGGACGACTGTCTGGCCGAGGATGCGGAGACGGCGGGATCGCCCGGGGCCGACCCGTTCCCCCGCGAGGCCTAG
- the trpB gene encoding tryptophan synthase subunit beta: MADGTFDGYGGRHVPDALEEPLEHLANAYDEVAGTEAFQSDLRDLLETFAGRPTPLYHARNLSERYGADIYLKREDLLHGGAHKINNTLGQALLAKRAGKERLIAETGAGQHGTATAMAGALLDLDTEIYMGTKDVERQKMNVFRMRLMGATVNEVTRGGAGLADAVDAALEDMAANIEDTHYLVGSVVGPDPFPRMVRDFQSVIGEEARQQALDRIGSLPDAAVACVGGGSNAIGLFHAFRDDDVAFYGAEGGGEGEGSGRHAAPLADGEDEVIHGMKTRVIDEDTEVHSVSAGLDYPGVGPEHAMFRAVGRAEYTAVTDDEALAAFRELSETEGIIPALESSHGVALAIELAEAGDHDSILVNLSGRGDKDMETAAAHFDL; encoded by the coding sequence ATGGCAGACGGTACCTTCGACGGCTACGGCGGCCGTCACGTCCCCGACGCGCTGGAAGAGCCCCTCGAACACCTCGCGAACGCGTACGACGAGGTGGCGGGCACCGAGGCGTTCCAGTCGGACCTGCGCGACCTGCTGGAGACGTTCGCCGGGCGTCCGACGCCGCTGTACCACGCCCGCAACCTCAGCGAGCGGTACGGCGCCGACATCTACCTGAAGCGGGAGGACCTCCTCCACGGCGGCGCCCACAAGATCAACAACACGCTCGGGCAGGCGCTCCTCGCGAAGCGAGCGGGCAAGGAGCGACTGATCGCCGAGACCGGCGCGGGACAGCACGGCACGGCGACGGCGATGGCCGGCGCCCTCCTCGACCTCGACACCGAGATCTACATGGGGACGAAGGACGTCGAGCGTCAGAAGATGAACGTCTTCCGGATGCGGCTGATGGGGGCGACGGTCAACGAGGTGACCCGCGGCGGGGCGGGCCTCGCCGACGCCGTCGACGCCGCCCTGGAGGACATGGCCGCGAACATCGAGGACACCCACTACCTCGTCGGGAGCGTCGTCGGTCCCGACCCGTTCCCGCGCATGGTGCGTGACTTCCAGTCGGTCATCGGCGAGGAGGCGCGCCAGCAGGCCCTCGACCGGATCGGCTCCCTGCCCGACGCGGCGGTCGCCTGCGTCGGCGGCGGGTCGAACGCCATCGGCCTCTTTCACGCCTTCCGCGACGACGACGTCGCCTTCTACGGCGCCGAAGGGGGCGGCGAGGGCGAGGGGTCCGGCCGCCACGCCGCCCCGCTCGCCGACGGCGAGGACGAGGTGATCCACGGGATGAAGACCCGGGTGATCGACGAGGACACCGAGGTTCACTCCGTCTCCGCGGGGCTGGACTATCCGGGCGTCGGCCCCGAACACGCCATGTTCCGGGCCGTCGGTCGCGCCGAGTACACCGCCGTCACCGACGACGAGGCGCTCGCGGCCTTCCGCGAACTCTCGGAGACGGAGGGGATCATCCCGGCGCTCGAATCGAGCCACGGCGTGGCGCTCGCCATCGAGTTGGCCGAGGCGGGCGACCACGACAGCATCCTCGTGAACCTCTCGGGGCGCGGGGACAAGGACATGGAGACGGCGGCGGCGCACTTCGACCTGTAG
- a CDS encoding potassium channel family protein, which translates to MYIVIVGAGDIGTPLIEVATKGGNEVVVVERDEERAERAAAYDCLVINDDATVKETLEDAGADRADALISTTDRDAVNVMVCLLSQELEVPNVVSVVHDPDHMSLFERIGVNTMQNPQRLIAEYLYRAVERPSIVDYMRVGERAEVVEIDVTDDAPIVGTTIAEAVDSGILAEDAFVVAIEREGSDGPVVPRGSTTIHAGDRVTVYAADGATGAVTEAFGGEGESD; encoded by the coding sequence ATGTACATCGTCATCGTCGGCGCGGGCGACATCGGAACCCCACTGATCGAAGTCGCGACGAAGGGGGGCAACGAGGTGGTCGTCGTCGAACGTGACGAGGAGCGGGCCGAACGTGCCGCAGCCTACGACTGTCTGGTCATCAACGACGACGCGACGGTGAAGGAGACGCTCGAAGACGCCGGCGCCGACCGGGCCGACGCACTCATCTCGACGACGGATCGCGACGCCGTCAACGTCATGGTCTGTCTGCTCAGCCAGGAACTCGAGGTGCCGAACGTCGTCTCCGTCGTCCACGACCCGGATCACATGAGCCTCTTCGAGCGGATCGGCGTCAACACGATGCAGAACCCCCAGCGCCTCATCGCCGAGTACCTCTACCGGGCCGTGGAGCGCCCCTCCATCGTCGATTACATGCGCGTCGGCGAGCGGGCGGAGGTGGTCGAAATCGACGTGACGGACGACGCACCAATCGTCGGCACCACCATCGCCGAGGCGGTCGACTCGGGCATCCTCGCCGAGGACGCGTTCGTCGTCGCCATCGAACGCGAGGGGTCGGACGGACCCGTCGTCCCGCGGGGGTCGACGACGATCCACGCGGGCGACCGAGTCACCGTCTACGCCGCCGACGGGGCGACCGGGGCCGTCACCGAGGCGTTCGGCGGCGAGGGCGAGTCGGACTGA
- the gatC gene encoding Asp-tRNA(Asn)/Glu-tRNA(Gln) amidotransferase subunit GatC, with translation MSETPVDPEEVRHVADLARIDLDEDEVDRFAVQFADILSYFDALDDVPEVDAEADLVNVMRADEVREGLSQEEALQNAPETEDGYFKGPNVS, from the coding sequence ATGAGCGAGACGCCCGTCGATCCCGAGGAGGTCCGTCACGTGGCGGATCTGGCCCGGATCGACTTGGACGAGGACGAGGTGGACCGCTTCGCCGTGCAGTTCGCCGACATCCTCTCCTACTTCGACGCGCTGGACGACGTGCCCGAGGTGGACGCCGAGGCCGACCTGGTGAACGTCATGCGCGCCGACGAGGTGCGCGAGGGGCTCTCCCAGGAGGAGGCGCTGCAGAACGCCCCGGAGACGGAGGACGGCTACTTCAAGGGGCCGAACGTCTCATGA
- a CDS encoding GlcG/HbpS family heme-binding protein produces MVHSIPLDTATELIDAAEERAEEIDNPMVITVANSEGNLIAQHRMDDAWLASVSISRNKAYTSAALDMPTHELAEPSEPGNSLYGLQSTDEGRMVIFGGGYPLFDEEGDVVGAFGVSGGAVEQDMDVAQAGVEEWEAIRDGGQRSEVSH; encoded by the coding sequence ATGGTACACTCCATCCCTCTTGACACGGCGACAGAATTGATCGATGCGGCCGAAGAGCGAGCCGAAGAGATCGACAACCCGATGGTTATCACGGTGGCGAACTCCGAGGGGAACCTCATCGCACAGCACCGGATGGACGACGCCTGGCTGGCCTCGGTCTCCATCTCGCGGAACAAAGCGTACACGTCGGCCGCGCTCGATATGCCGACCCACGAACTCGCCGAACCCTCCGAACCCGGCAACTCCCTGTACGGACTCCAGTCGACCGACGAGGGTCGTATGGTCATCTTCGGCGGGGGGTATCCGCTGTTCGACGAGGAGGGGGACGTGGTCGGCGCGTTCGGCGTCTCCGGCGGTGCGGTCGAACAGGACATGGACGTCGCGCAGGCGGGCGTCGAGGAGTGGGAAGCGATCCGGGACGGCGGGCAACGGTCCGAGGTGAGTCACTGA
- a CDS encoding glutathione-independent formaldehyde dehydrogenase → MNAVVYKGPHEVAVEEVDEPEIEHPNDVVIDITTTCICGSDLHMYEGRTAAEPGIVFGHENMGIVSEVGEAVSSLEVGDRVVAPFNVACGHCENCEKGYTGFCTNVNPGFAGGAYGYVAMGPYKGGQAEKLRIPYADFNALKLPEGDEHEDSFALLADIFPTGWHGTELANLEAGDSVAVYGAGPVGLMAAYSAKLKGASDIYVVDRVPSRLDLAAEHCDATPINFEEGDPVEQIKDLHGGGVDKGVDAVGYQAVDPEKEADSAYDPARENPAVVINNLIRTVKPTGELGIPGLYVPEDPGAPDDMAAQGRLGIDFGLLFEKGQALGTGQCNVKSYNRELRDMIVSGRADPSWVVSHRVDLEEAPEMYEAFDNREEGVTKVLLEP, encoded by the coding sequence ATGAACGCCGTGGTCTACAAGGGACCACACGAAGTCGCAGTCGAAGAGGTCGACGAACCGGAGATCGAACACCCCAACGACGTCGTCATCGACATCACGACGACGTGTATCTGCGGGTCCGACCTCCACATGTACGAGGGGCGGACGGCCGCGGAGCCGGGTATCGTCTTCGGGCACGAGAACATGGGCATCGTCAGCGAGGTCGGCGAGGCCGTGTCGAGCCTCGAGGTCGGCGACCGGGTGGTCGCCCCCTTCAACGTCGCCTGCGGGCACTGTGAGAACTGCGAGAAGGGGTACACCGGCTTCTGTACGAACGTCAACCCCGGCTTCGCCGGCGGCGCGTACGGCTACGTCGCCATGGGGCCGTACAAGGGCGGGCAGGCCGAGAAGCTCCGCATCCCCTACGCCGACTTCAACGCGCTGAAACTGCCCGAGGGCGACGAACACGAGGACTCGTTCGCGCTCCTCGCGGACATCTTCCCGACGGGCTGGCACGGCACCGAACTCGCCAACCTCGAGGCCGGCGACTCGGTGGCCGTCTACGGCGCCGGTCCGGTCGGCCTGATGGCCGCCTACAGCGCGAAGCTCAAGGGCGCGTCCGACATCTACGTCGTCGACCGCGTGCCGAGCCGCCTCGATCTCGCCGCGGAGCACTGCGACGCGACGCCGATCAACTTCGAGGAGGGCGACCCGGTCGAGCAGATCAAGGACCTCCACGGCGGCGGCGTCGACAAGGGCGTCGACGCGGTCGGCTACCAGGCCGTCGACCCCGAGAAGGAGGCCGACTCCGCGTACGACCCGGCCCGCGAGAATCCGGCGGTCGTCATCAACAACCTGATCAGAACGGTCAAGCCGACGGGCGAGCTCGGCATCCCCGGGCTCTACGTCCCGGAGGACCCCGGCGCGCCCGACGACATGGCCGCACAGGGCCGTCTCGGCATCGACTTCGGTCTCCTCTTCGAGAAGGGACAGGCGCTCGGCACCGGCCAGTGTAACGTCAAGTCCTACAACCGCGAACTCCGCGATATGATCGTCTCGGGCCGTGCCGACCCCAGTTGGGTCGTCTCGCACCGCGTCGACCTCGAAGAAGCGCCGGAGATGTACGAGGCCTTCGACAACCGCGAGGAGGGCGTGACGAAGGTCCTGCTGGAGCCGTAG
- the gatA gene encoding Asp-tRNA(Asn)/Glu-tRNA(Gln) amidotransferase subunit GatA produces MSVDAFITETTIEGADDGPLSGRTVAVKDNISTEGVRTTCGSEMLAEYVPPYDATVVERLKAAGTTVVGKTNMDEFGMGTTTETSAFGPTKNPVDESRVPGGSSGGSAAAVAAGEADVALGSDTGGSIRCPAAFCGVVGIKPTYGLVSRYGLVAYANSLEQIGPLAPTVEAAAELLEVIAGPDERDATTREEGADADYASAADGDVEGLSIGVPTELIEGADDRVVEQFRAALDDLEARGAETHEVSLPSVERAVQAYYVIAMSEASSNLARFDGVRYGPDADVEGNWNESFARVREEGFGDEVKRRILLGTYALSAGYHDKYYAKAQDARAWLKRDFDEALAEADVLASPTMPVLPFELGESLDDPLQMYLADANTVPVNLANLPAISVPAGRADGLPVGLQLIGPTFGERDIIRAASAVEN; encoded by the coding sequence ATGAGCGTCGACGCGTTCATCACGGAGACGACCATCGAGGGCGCGGACGACGGCCCGCTCTCGGGGCGCACCGTCGCCGTCAAGGACAACATCTCGACGGAGGGCGTCCGGACTACCTGTGGCTCCGAGATGCTCGCGGAGTACGTCCCGCCGTACGACGCGACGGTGGTCGAGCGCTTGAAGGCGGCCGGTACGACGGTCGTCGGCAAGACCAACATGGACGAGTTCGGAATGGGGACGACCACCGAGACGTCGGCGTTCGGCCCGACGAAGAACCCGGTCGACGAGTCCCGGGTGCCCGGCGGGTCCTCCGGCGGCAGCGCCGCGGCCGTCGCCGCCGGCGAGGCGGACGTCGCCCTCGGCAGCGACACCGGCGGCTCCATCCGCTGTCCCGCCGCCTTCTGTGGCGTCGTCGGCATCAAGCCCACCTACGGGCTGGTCTCGCGGTACGGCCTCGTCGCCTACGCCAACTCGCTGGAACAGATCGGGCCGCTGGCGCCCACCGTCGAGGCGGCCGCCGAACTCCTCGAGGTCATCGCTGGCCCCGACGAGCGCGACGCGACGACCCGCGAGGAGGGGGCCGACGCCGACTACGCGAGCGCCGCCGACGGCGACGTCGAGGGGCTCTCGATCGGCGTCCCGACCGAACTGATCGAGGGCGCCGACGACCGCGTCGTCGAGCAGTTCCGCGCCGCGCTCGACGACCTAGAGGCACGGGGTGCGGAGACCCACGAGGTGAGCCTCCCGTCGGTCGAACGCGCCGTCCAGGCCTACTACGTCATCGCCATGTCCGAGGCGTCCTCGAACCTCGCGCGGTTCGACGGGGTGCGCTACGGCCCCGACGCCGACGTCGAGGGCAACTGGAACGAGTCGTTCGCCCGGGTCCGCGAGGAGGGGTTCGGCGACGAGGTGAAACGGCGGATCCTGCTCGGCACGTACGCCCTCTCCGCCGGCTACCACGACAAGTACTACGCGAAGGCCCAGGACGCCCGCGCGTGGCTGAAGCGGGACTTCGACGAGGCGCTCGCCGAGGCCGACGTGCTGGCGTCGCCGACGATGCCCGTCCTCCCCTTCGAACTCGGCGAGAGCCTCGACGACCCGCTCCAGATGTACCTCGCCGACGCCAACACGGTGCCCGTCAACCTCGCGAACCTCCCCGCCATCTCCGTCCCCGCCGGCCGGGCCGACGGCCTCCCCGTCGGCCTGCAGTTGATCGGACCGACGTTCGGCGAGCGGGACATCATCCGGGCCGCGAGCGCCGTCGAGAACTGA